In one window of Halopiger aswanensis DNA:
- a CDS encoding heavy-metal-associated domain-containing protein: MSQTITVEGMSCEHCEQTVEEALEDVEGVSEATADSDAETATVEGSADPDALVGAVEDAGYDASA, encoded by the coding sequence ATGAGCCAGACCATCACCGTCGAAGGGATGTCCTGCGAACACTGCGAACAGACCGTCGAAGAAGCCCTCGAGGACGTCGAGGGCGTCTCGGAGGCGACGGCCGATAGCGACGCCGAGACCGCGACGGTCGAGGGTTCCGCCGATCCGGACGCGCTCGTCGGCGCCGTCGAGGACGCCGGCTACGACGCGTCGGCATAA
- a CDS encoding serine hydrolase domain-containing protein, whose product MTRDTPRREYLALAGANLTGSLAGCLDLGFGGRDGPADSLPKHLNERVPKLLEYYDVPGASIALVKNGEVTWTEAYGEADSENRRPTTTETIFRVASITKSVTAWGVLTLVERGEIGLDDPVERHVTRWELPEAEFDTREVTVRRLLSHTSGLQMGLPDEDQLYAPGEAVPAPEEVLAGKGIESAAEFEQPPGTEFSYSNAGFVLLEILIEEVSGREYETFMREEILEPLGMDDATFTWDEEVASDIATGYYLDGGRAPVFVDPVKAPGGLYATAEDIARFVAAATEGPDGEPPGRGVLEPETLAEIHGPAVETTGLYGYVSDGYGLGHFVETLSGGQRAVWHGGQHTGWLSHYHCVPVTGDGIVVLTNSERSQRLLGEVAGAWAEAQGLSSVAMSRTYSRMATGLKATIGVAGLATAGLIWRLGRGLRAGEREFHPLARWDVKWRAGLGAIGFVVAGLWWGLGSEVLPALLPVLANWMEFALTAFVILVVLTVLFPRSKEDDS is encoded by the coding sequence GTGACCCGGGATACCCCCCGCCGCGAGTACCTCGCGTTGGCCGGGGCAAACCTGACCGGTTCGCTTGCCGGCTGTCTCGATCTCGGGTTCGGTGGGAGAGACGGACCGGCAGACTCGCTTCCTAAACACCTCAACGAGCGCGTCCCGAAGTTGCTCGAGTACTACGACGTCCCCGGAGCGAGCATCGCGCTCGTCAAGAACGGCGAGGTGACGTGGACCGAGGCATACGGCGAGGCCGACAGCGAGAACAGGCGGCCGACGACGACCGAGACCATCTTCCGGGTGGCCTCCATCACGAAGTCGGTCACCGCCTGGGGCGTGCTAACGCTGGTCGAGCGTGGCGAGATCGGCCTGGATGATCCGGTGGAACGTCACGTCACGCGGTGGGAACTACCGGAGGCAGAGTTCGACACCAGGGAGGTGACGGTCCGGCGGCTGCTCTCGCATACGTCCGGCCTACAGATGGGATTGCCCGACGAAGACCAGCTGTACGCGCCGGGCGAGGCGGTCCCCGCTCCCGAGGAGGTGCTCGCCGGGAAAGGGATAGAATCAGCCGCCGAGTTCGAACAGCCGCCTGGAACGGAGTTCAGTTACTCAAACGCCGGGTTCGTGCTCCTCGAGATCCTGATCGAGGAGGTCTCCGGCCGCGAGTACGAGACGTTCATGCGGGAGGAAATCCTCGAGCCCCTAGGGATGGACGATGCCACGTTCACTTGGGACGAGGAAGTGGCTTCCGACATCGCCACCGGGTACTATCTCGACGGTGGCCGCGCTCCCGTTTTCGTCGACCCGGTCAAGGCCCCCGGCGGGCTGTACGCGACCGCCGAAGACATCGCCCGCTTCGTGGCCGCCGCGACCGAGGGGCCCGACGGGGAACCGCCCGGCCGTGGCGTCCTCGAGCCCGAGACACTCGCGGAGATCCACGGCCCGGCGGTGGAGACGACGGGGCTCTACGGCTACGTCTCCGACGGCTACGGACTGGGGCACTTCGTTGAGACGCTGTCTGGTGGCCAGAGGGCCGTCTGGCACGGCGGCCAGCACACCGGCTGGCTGAGCCACTACCACTGTGTCCCGGTGACCGGCGACGGGATCGTCGTGCTCACCAACAGCGAACGATCCCAGCGACTCTTAGGCGAGGTCGCGGGTGCGTGGGCCGAGGCGCAAGGGCTATCGTCGGTGGCGATGAGCCGTACCTACTCGCGGATGGCGACTGGGTTGAAAGCGACGATCGGCGTCGCCGGACTTGCCACCGCGGGACTAATTTGGCGACTCGGGCGGGGACTCCGTGCCGGGGAACGAGAATTTCATCCCCTCGCTCGGTGGGACGTGAAGTGGCGTGCCGGACTTGGTGCGATCGGGTTCGTCGTCGCCGGACTGTGGTGGGGACTCGGCTCGGAGGTCCTACCAGCGCTGTTGCCAGTGCTGGCAAACTGGATGGAGTTCGCACTAACGGCGTTCGTAATACTCGTGGTACTCACGGTGCTCTTTCCGCGGTCGAAGGAGGACGATTCGTGA
- a CDS encoding MBL fold metallo-hydrolase produces the protein MTDGRTVISLSVGPTNCYLLKTDGGYLLIDTGYEWEYRTFRDRLADVGVDVDEVEYLLLTHHHDDHVGFVNELLDEVTVIAHESADELLRAGENDRSGGGLLNRRVYYLAKLRSWITPEWDLTFPPVTLRDDDLLVDGDDDRTLRELGIGGTILHTPGHTPDSISVLLDDGTLFCGDAAMSRPLWAGIRYHTIFITDLEQHYESWRKILDSTAERIYPAHGEPFDAERLRENLGAYSDDALIEKDPITDRYDDFG, from the coding sequence ATGACGGACGGGAGGACGGTGATTAGCCTCTCGGTCGGACCGACGAACTGCTACCTGCTCAAGACGGATGGAGGCTACCTGTTGATCGATACCGGGTACGAGTGGGAGTATCGGACGTTCCGTGACCGGCTCGCGGATGTCGGCGTCGACGTCGACGAAGTCGAGTATCTGCTGCTGACTCACCATCACGACGATCACGTGGGCTTCGTGAACGAACTGCTCGACGAAGTGACCGTGATCGCCCACGAGTCCGCCGACGAACTGTTGCGAGCCGGCGAGAACGACAGGTCCGGCGGCGGGCTGTTGAACAGGCGGGTCTACTACCTGGCGAAGCTTCGGTCGTGGATTACTCCCGAGTGGGACCTGACCTTTCCGCCCGTCACGCTCCGGGACGACGATCTACTGGTCGATGGCGACGACGACCGGACTCTGCGCGAACTGGGCATCGGTGGCACGATCCTCCACACGCCGGGGCACACCCCGGACTCGATCTCCGTGTTGTTGGACGACGGGACGCTCTTCTGTGGCGATGCAGCAATGAGCAGGCCCCTCTGGGCGGGAATCCGGTACCACACGATATTCATCACCGACCTCGAGCAGCATTACGAGAGCTGGCGAAAGATCCTCGACAGCACAGCCGAGAGAATCTATCCGGCACACGGCGAGCCGTTCGATGCCGAACGATTACGGGAGAACCTGGGTGCGTACAGCGACGACGCGCTGATCGAGAAGGATCCGATCACCGATCGGTACGACGACTTTGGCTGA
- a CDS encoding universal stress protein encodes MYDKILLPTDMSPGVDRAIEHAIDAAERYDAELHVLYVVDADAYSSYPGDEYVHEFEGLEHALEEAGRDAVEEITDRAAEAGLETVTEIRHGVPHEDILEYSDEADIGLIVVGSKNRPGEYRRLLGSVAERVARMADRPVTIVKTPVEDA; translated from the coding sequence ATGTACGATAAAATACTGCTTCCGACCGATATGAGCCCCGGAGTCGATCGCGCGATCGAGCACGCGATCGACGCCGCCGAGCGGTACGACGCCGAGTTGCACGTCCTGTACGTCGTCGACGCCGACGCGTACAGTTCCTATCCCGGCGACGAGTACGTTCACGAATTCGAAGGCCTCGAGCACGCCCTCGAGGAAGCGGGCCGGGATGCGGTCGAGGAGATAACCGATCGCGCTGCCGAGGCCGGACTCGAGACGGTCACCGAGATTCGCCACGGCGTGCCCCACGAGGACATTCTCGAGTACAGCGACGAGGCGGATATCGGCCTCATCGTCGTCGGCTCCAAGAACCGGCCCGGCGAATACCGTCGGTTACTCGGCAGCGTCGCCGAGCGCGTCGCCCGCATGGCCGATCGACCGGTCACGATCGTCAAGACGCCGGTCGAAGACGCGTGA
- a CDS encoding ABC1 kinase family protein, protein MMRYYRRYLQVLLRVLPIAFALLRDRRRFVLFGPSRRVSDSVHRERAERLTRIMLDLGPAFVKVGQVLSTRPDIVPPTYVETFATLQDEVPEDIGGDPFTVLEAELGDAIDLETVEPIAGGSLAFVYTAVYEGERIALKVRRPDLVPVIERDLRVIQGLVPLIALFADESQQYSLENVADDFESIILDELDFERESAMMTELRGNFEDNERVVIPQVYPELCSDRVVAMEYVEGEKVTDEEALAAAGVDGTEMATLIARTYLQMGLVDGVFHADPHPGNLSVTPDGRLVIYDYGMSQRLTEQEQADLTSLYRALVRRDVDELVRTLVALEVLDPSVDRNAVRRVLEMVIENLEGRTDITWRTIITDLFGRLREFPFRIPPNVMLLVRVGTVGEGVCRNLDPTFDFLETTRSFLVDHGFLEREFQVLLEDLQRDLRESAPVVAGLPARADSVLDRLERGELVVRTDPVDARTRDAVIRELGYAVLTSAFVVASALLTFHDRAYEIVGLAAALVFFLCYVRSRRARTRSR, encoded by the coding sequence ATGATGCGCTACTACCGCCGATACCTACAGGTTCTCCTCCGAGTACTCCCGATCGCGTTCGCCCTATTGCGGGATCGGCGCCGGTTCGTCCTGTTCGGCCCGTCTAGACGCGTTTCCGACTCCGTCCACCGCGAGCGCGCCGAGCGACTGACGCGGATCATGCTCGACCTCGGACCGGCCTTCGTCAAAGTCGGCCAAGTGCTCTCGACACGACCGGACATCGTTCCCCCGACGTACGTCGAGACCTTCGCGACGCTGCAGGACGAAGTCCCCGAAGACATCGGCGGCGACCCGTTCACCGTCCTCGAGGCGGAACTCGGTGACGCGATCGATCTCGAAACGGTCGAACCGATCGCGGGCGGGTCGCTGGCGTTCGTGTACACGGCCGTCTACGAGGGCGAGCGCATCGCGCTGAAGGTTCGACGACCGGATCTCGTCCCGGTGATCGAGCGCGATCTGCGGGTTATCCAAGGACTCGTACCCCTGATCGCCCTGTTCGCCGACGAGAGCCAGCAGTACTCGCTCGAGAACGTCGCAGACGATTTCGAGTCGATCATTCTCGACGAACTCGACTTCGAGCGCGAGTCGGCGATGATGACCGAACTGAGAGGGAACTTCGAGGACAACGAGCGAGTCGTCATCCCACAGGTGTACCCGGAACTCTGTTCCGATCGGGTCGTCGCGATGGAGTACGTAGAGGGCGAGAAAGTAACCGACGAGGAGGCGCTCGCGGCCGCCGGCGTCGACGGCACCGAGATGGCGACGCTGATCGCGCGAACGTACCTGCAAATGGGGCTGGTCGACGGCGTCTTTCACGCCGATCCCCACCCGGGAAACCTATCGGTGACGCCTGACGGGCGCCTCGTGATCTACGATTACGGGATGAGCCAGCGGTTGACCGAGCAGGAACAGGCGGATCTCACTTCCTTGTACCGGGCGCTCGTCCGCCGCGACGTGGACGAACTAGTCCGCACCCTCGTCGCGCTCGAGGTCCTCGATCCGTCGGTCGATCGCAACGCCGTTCGCCGCGTCCTCGAGATGGTCATCGAGAACCTCGAAGGGCGGACCGACATCACGTGGCGGACGATCATCACGGACCTGTTCGGACGACTCCGGGAGTTCCCGTTCCGGATCCCGCCGAACGTGATGTTGCTCGTCAGGGTCGGGACGGTCGGCGAAGGCGTCTGTCGGAACCTCGACCCGACGTTCGACTTCCTCGAGACGACGCGGTCGTTTCTCGTCGACCATGGGTTCCTCGAGCGGGAGTTCCAGGTACTGCTCGAGGACTTGCAACGCGATCTTCGCGAATCCGCACCCGTCGTCGCGGGACTTCCCGCACGGGCGGACAGCGTACTCGACCGACTCGAGCGCGGCGAGCTCGTCGTCCGAACGGACCCCGTCGATGCACGAACTCGAGACGCAGTGATCCGCGAACTCGGCTACGCGGTCCTGACGAGCGCGTTCGTCGTCGCGTCGGCACTGCTGACCTTTCACGACCGTGCCTACGAGATCGTCGGCCTCGCCGCTGCGCTCGTCTTTTTTCTGTGTTACGTCCGGTCCCGTCGGGCACGAACGCGGTCCCGGTGA
- a CDS encoding globin-coupled sensor protein produces MNAGDERITPAVRRGVDGAQLAAEIGIDEREIEWRKEFTGFDDADQRRLQALDDVVGPIIDETVDDFYDNLQSYDETLEIFDRSTKTVEQLKQTQQQYLTQLFAGQYDESYFRRRARIGKIHDMLDLGPKIYLGAYAVFYEHLLEAIVEDLKADLPDRDAEAAADGDGETQSPAEVLDEMAARTLSLLKVTNLDQQVAMDTYIHSYSQRLDEVIDEQETLMEQVSQDVQQPLADLEASVGDVAASSEQISAQARDQADSVETVTSEVAAMSATVEEIASTAEEVAATSAEAESQAQEGREAATEAIELMQSIDSSTAEVAADVSQLEERIDEIDEIVDVINDIADQTNLLALNASIEAAHAGEAGDGFAVVANEVKSLAEESQEHAREIEGLVDEIKSDTAETVASLEETTREIDRGITQVNDAMETLQDIARAVEEASEGVRQVSDATDDQAASTEEVASLVDELLEQADHVADEIEDVASANEEQAEKVERISSTVARLSET; encoded by the coding sequence ATGAACGCAGGGGACGAACGGATCACGCCGGCAGTCAGACGAGGTGTCGATGGCGCGCAACTTGCCGCCGAGATCGGTATCGACGAACGCGAAATCGAGTGGCGCAAGGAATTTACCGGATTCGACGATGCCGACCAGCGGCGGCTGCAGGCCTTGGACGATGTCGTCGGTCCGATCATTGACGAGACGGTCGACGATTTCTACGACAATCTCCAGTCGTACGACGAGACGCTGGAGATTTTCGATCGGTCGACGAAAACAGTCGAGCAGCTCAAACAGACGCAGCAGCAGTATCTCACGCAACTCTTTGCTGGACAGTACGACGAATCGTACTTCCGACGGCGCGCCCGGATCGGGAAAATCCACGACATGTTGGACCTGGGACCGAAGATCTATCTCGGGGCCTACGCCGTCTTCTACGAGCACCTTCTCGAGGCGATCGTCGAGGATTTGAAGGCCGATCTTCCCGACCGCGACGCGGAGGCGGCGGCCGACGGCGATGGCGAGACGCAGTCGCCGGCCGAGGTATTGGACGAGATGGCGGCGCGAACGCTCTCGCTCCTGAAGGTGACGAACCTCGACCAGCAGGTGGCGATGGACACCTACATCCACTCCTACAGCCAGCGCCTCGACGAGGTTATCGACGAGCAGGAAACGCTGATGGAGCAGGTCAGCCAGGACGTGCAGCAACCGTTGGCCGACCTCGAGGCCTCGGTCGGCGACGTCGCCGCGAGTTCCGAACAGATCAGCGCGCAGGCCCGCGATCAAGCCGACTCGGTGGAGACCGTGACCAGCGAAGTCGCGGCTATGTCGGCGACGGTCGAAGAGATCGCCTCGACGGCCGAGGAGGTCGCCGCGACCAGCGCCGAGGCCGAAAGTCAGGCCCAGGAGGGACGGGAAGCGGCGACGGAAGCGATCGAGTTGATGCAGTCGATCGATTCCTCGACCGCCGAAGTCGCCGCCGACGTCTCGCAACTCGAGGAGCGCATCGACGAGATCGACGAGATCGTCGACGTCATCAACGACATCGCCGACCAAACGAACCTGCTGGCGCTGAACGCGAGCATCGAAGCCGCACACGCCGGCGAGGCCGGCGACGGGTTCGCCGTCGTCGCCAACGAGGTCAAATCGCTGGCCGAGGAGTCCCAGGAGCACGCCCGCGAGATCGAAGGGCTGGTCGACGAAATCAAATCTGACACCGCCGAGACGGTCGCGAGCCTCGAGGAGACGACCCGGGAGATCGATCGGGGAATCACGCAGGTCAACGACGCGATGGAAACCCTGCAGGACATCGCCCGCGCCGTCGAGGAAGCGTCGGAGGGGGTTCGGCAGGTCTCCGACGCGACGGACGATCAGGCCGCAAGCACCGAAGAGGTCGCGTCGCTCGTCGACGAACTCCTCGAGCAAGCCGACCACGTCGCCGACGAGATCGAAGACGTCGCCAGCGCCAACGAGGAGCAAGCCGAGAAGGTCGAGCGGATCAGTTCGACCGTCGCTCGCCTCTCGGAGACGTAA
- a CDS encoding heavy metal translocating P-type ATPase, with amino-acid sequence MTDETAARQPSGGERQRTETLTARLAVPEMDCPSCAGKVDKSLQRVGGVVDADLNPTTGTATVTYDPERTAESDVVAAIEGAGYEVTGGTGSDAGTDADAAAGGSSDGVDVAPPTEVWTSPRAKKTWLGAAFVVLGLLFEFVLEAQNVAVASVLGTPLSIADVLFLGAVAASGVPVVRSGYYSAKARSLDIDLLMGTAIVAATGIGYFVEAATLAVLFSIAELLEDYAMDRARDSLRELMELSPDEATVRRDGEEVTVSAEDVAVGETVVVRPGEKIPLDGTVQDGESAVDESPITGESVPVDKTPGDEVFAGAINEEGYLEVEVTSTAGDSTLSRIIELVQGAQAKQTDTEQFVDRFAGYYTPLVVALAILTAAVPPLLITDPISTSVVGYEFTFAADWGTWFVRGLTLLVIACPCAFVISTPVSVVSGITSAAKNGVLIKGGNYLEAMGEVDAVALDKTGTLTKGELAVTDVVPLGETSEADLLRYGAGLERRSEHPIADAILSRADEAGLEDLPEPSSFESLTGKGIRGEIDVSGEAGGSSDSSDGGETYYAGKPALFEDLGFDLSRTRRSTETDGGVAIDSAAAADTVFSEETLADLEREGKTVVLVGTESTLLGAIAIADEVRPASKRAVERLHELGVDRVVMLTGDNEGTARAIADEVGVDDYRAELLPDEKVDAIESLRREYGTVAMVGDGINDAPALATAEVGVAMGAAGTDAALETADIALMGDDIGKLPYLYALSQKANGVIRQNIWASLGVKFLLALGVPLGLVSVAMAVVVGDMGMSLGVTGNAMRLSRLRPDRFFD; translated from the coding sequence ATGACAGACGAAACTGCAGCGCGGCAGCCGAGCGGGGGTGAGCGGCAGCGCACGGAGACGCTGACCGCCCGCCTCGCGGTCCCCGAGATGGACTGTCCCTCCTGCGCGGGGAAGGTAGACAAGAGCCTGCAACGCGTCGGCGGCGTCGTTGACGCCGATCTCAATCCCACGACCGGGACGGCGACCGTCACGTACGATCCCGAGCGAACCGCCGAGAGCGACGTGGTCGCGGCGATCGAGGGTGCGGGATACGAGGTAACGGGCGGTACCGGCAGTGACGCTGGCACCGACGCCGATGCAGCGGCGGGCGGGTCGTCCGACGGCGTCGACGTCGCACCGCCGACCGAGGTCTGGACGAGTCCTCGCGCGAAGAAGACGTGGCTCGGTGCCGCATTCGTCGTCCTCGGACTGCTCTTCGAGTTCGTCCTCGAGGCGCAGAACGTCGCCGTCGCGAGCGTGCTCGGGACGCCACTCTCGATCGCTGACGTACTCTTCCTCGGCGCCGTCGCAGCCAGCGGCGTGCCGGTGGTCCGCAGCGGCTACTACTCCGCGAAGGCCCGGAGCCTCGACATCGACCTGCTGATGGGGACGGCGATCGTCGCCGCCACCGGAATCGGCTACTTCGTCGAGGCGGCGACGCTCGCGGTGCTTTTCAGTATCGCCGAACTGCTCGAGGACTACGCGATGGACAGGGCCCGCGATTCCCTGCGCGAGCTGATGGAGCTGTCGCCGGACGAGGCGACAGTTCGCCGCGACGGCGAGGAGGTGACCGTTTCCGCGGAAGACGTGGCCGTCGGCGAAACGGTCGTCGTCCGCCCGGGCGAGAAGATTCCGCTCGACGGCACCGTACAGGACGGCGAGAGCGCCGTCGACGAGTCGCCGATCACCGGCGAGAGCGTCCCCGTCGACAAGACGCCCGGCGACGAGGTCTTCGCCGGTGCGATCAACGAGGAGGGCTACCTGGAGGTCGAGGTCACGTCGACGGCGGGCGACTCGACGCTCTCGCGGATCATCGAGTTGGTGCAGGGTGCCCAAGCCAAGCAGACCGATACCGAGCAGTTCGTCGACCGCTTTGCGGGCTACTACACGCCGCTGGTGGTCGCGCTGGCGATTCTGACGGCCGCCGTGCCGCCGCTTCTCATTACCGATCCGATCTCGACGAGCGTCGTCGGCTACGAGTTCACGTTCGCCGCCGACTGGGGGACGTGGTTCGTCCGCGGACTGACGTTGCTGGTTATCGCCTGTCCCTGTGCGTTCGTCATCTCGACGCCGGTCTCGGTCGTGTCCGGGATCACCAGCGCCGCGAAGAACGGCGTCCTCATCAAGGGCGGCAACTACCTCGAGGCGATGGGTGAGGTCGACGCCGTTGCGCTGGACAAGACCGGCACGCTCACGAAAGGCGAGCTTGCGGTCACCGATGTCGTCCCGCTCGGCGAGACGAGCGAGGCCGACCTGCTGCGGTACGGCGCCGGACTAGAGCGGCGCAGCGAACACCCGATCGCCGACGCGATCCTCTCCCGCGCCGACGAGGCCGGACTCGAGGACTTGCCGGAGCCGTCGTCGTTCGAGAGCCTCACCGGGAAAGGCATTCGCGGTGAGATCGACGTCTCCGGCGAAGCCGGAGGCTCGTCGGACTCGTCCGACGGTGGCGAAACCTACTACGCCGGCAAGCCGGCGCTCTTCGAGGATCTCGGCTTCGATCTCTCTCGAACACGTCGCTCGACCGAGACTGACGGCGGCGTCGCTATAGACTCGGCTGCGGCCGCTGACACCGTCTTCAGTGAGGAGACACTCGCCGACCTCGAGCGGGAGGGGAAGACGGTCGTCCTCGTCGGAACGGAATCGACGCTGCTGGGTGCGATCGCGATCGCCGACGAGGTCCGGCCCGCCTCCAAGCGAGCCGTCGAGCGCCTCCACGAGTTGGGCGTCGACCGCGTCGTGATGCTCACCGGCGACAACGAAGGCACCGCCCGAGCGATCGCCGACGAGGTCGGCGTCGATGACTACCGTGCCGAACTCCTGCCCGACGAAAAAGTCGACGCGATCGAGTCCTTGCGGCGCGAGTACGGAACCGTAGCGATGGTCGGCGACGGTATCAACGACGCGCCGGCGCTTGCGACCGCGGAAGTCGGCGTTGCGATGGGCGCTGCAGGGACCGATGCGGCCCTCGAGACCGCCGATATCGCGCTGATGGGCGACGATATCGGGAAGCTCCCGTACCTGTACGCGCTTTCGCAGAAGGCAAACGGCGTTATCCGACAGAACATCTGGGCGAGCCTCGGCGTGAAGTTCCTGCTCGCGCTCGGCGTCCCGCTGGGTCTCGTCAGCGTGGCGATGGCCGTCGTCGTCGGCGACATGGGAATGAGCCTCGGCGTGACCGGGAACGCGATGCGACTCTCCCGGCTGCGGCCCGACCGGTTCTTCGACTGA
- a CDS encoding lactate utilization protein codes for MSQQKSDYADEAAIDESLDELPTDDDLEETVANLEANGFEVIVVDSADEALTEVQSLIPAGASVMNGHSTTLEEIGFVEYLGEGDHEWESLPDEIWSIDDDAERQAARRESQTADYFLGGINAIAQTGELVAADRSGSRVGAYPFAAGNVVIVSGANKIVPTLDDALDRLESVAYPLENERAKEAYGVESAIAKQLIFRQELEEGRTTVVLVRDRFGY; via the coding sequence ATGTCACAGCAAAAATCTGATTACGCGGACGAGGCTGCTATCGACGAATCGCTGGACGAACTGCCGACCGACGACGACCTCGAGGAGACCGTCGCGAACCTGGAAGCGAACGGGTTCGAGGTCATCGTCGTCGACTCCGCTGACGAGGCACTCACGGAGGTACAGTCGCTCATCCCCGCCGGAGCGTCCGTGATGAACGGCCACTCGACGACCCTCGAGGAGATCGGCTTCGTCGAGTACCTCGGCGAGGGCGACCACGAGTGGGAGAGCCTTCCGGACGAAATCTGGAGCATCGACGACGACGCGGAACGGCAGGCCGCACGCCGCGAGTCCCAGACGGCCGACTACTTCCTCGGCGGGATCAACGCGATCGCCCAGACGGGCGAGCTCGTCGCCGCCGACCGCTCCGGTAGCCGCGTCGGTGCCTACCCCTTCGCCGCCGGCAACGTCGTCATCGTCAGCGGCGCCAATAAGATCGTCCCGACGCTCGACGACGCGCTCGACCGCCTGGAGTCGGTCGCCTACCCGCTCGAGAACGAGCGCGCCAAGGAGGCCTACGGCGTCGAGTCCGCGATCGCCAAACAGCTGATCTTCCGGCAGGAACTCGAGGAGGGGCGGACGACGGTCGTTCTCGTCCGCGACCGCTTCGGCTACTAA
- a CDS encoding helix-turn-helix domain-containing protein: MRELVFALEYEPGCNRVADTLADHPDARIRSLSLHATMDGLWRVDHATGDPDALAAIEDAFITADYYADCLATGDCGAVQTTQVLEHADDTLVLYSYWERTPDCASVPHIALEHLGTGVLFETRHEGRHYTWRLIHSGEGNVGAFFDELEAAVGDCARMEMLRTAEAEPSGSEPAAGDGELLPEQDAALRAAVEHGYYESPRDVDVGDLADHLDVPRSTLTYRLRRAEEQLAKQYVADGTVSSEPSQSL, from the coding sequence ATGCGCGAACTCGTCTTTGCTCTCGAGTACGAACCCGGCTGCAACAGGGTGGCGGATACGCTCGCCGACCACCCCGACGCTCGGATCCGTTCGCTGTCCTTGCACGCCACGATGGACGGGCTCTGGCGCGTCGATCACGCGACGGGCGATCCGGACGCGCTCGCGGCCATCGAGGACGCGTTCATCACCGCCGACTACTACGCCGACTGTCTCGCGACCGGCGACTGCGGCGCCGTCCAGACCACCCAGGTCTTAGAACACGCCGACGACACGCTCGTACTCTACTCCTACTGGGAACGGACGCCCGACTGCGCCTCGGTCCCCCACATCGCGCTCGAGCACCTCGGCACCGGCGTTCTCTTCGAGACGCGCCACGAGGGACGCCACTACACGTGGCGGCTCATTCACTCCGGCGAGGGTAACGTCGGCGCGTTCTTCGACGAGCTCGAGGCGGCCGTCGGCGACTGCGCGCGAATGGAGATGCTCCGGACGGCCGAGGCGGAACCGTCGGGAAGCGAACCGGCCGCGGGCGACGGTGAACTCTTGCCCGAACAGGACGCGGCGTTGCGGGCAGCCGTCGAACACGGGTACTACGAATCCCCGCGGGACGTCGATGTCGGTGACCTCGCCGACCACCTCGACGTCCCGCGATCGACGCTCACCTACCGACTTCGACGTGCCGAAGAGCAACTGGCGAAGCAGTACGTCGCCGACGGGACGGTCTCGAGCGAACCGTCCCAGTCGCTCTGA
- a CDS encoding alpha/beta hydrolase: MQAERIDPQAKAALERQERIPMPHNRYGLKFLRLLSRVTSRIQNRNGPSVGRTIDRTIPGPDGELETRLYLPAASGPYPTVVFFHGGGFVLGSIDTHDWLCRHLTREGGCAVLSVDYRLAPEHPFPAAVEDAYGALEWVAANPDAVGGNGRIAVAGDSAGGTLAAVASLMATERDGPEIDYQTLLYPAIGVDREQASVQEHAGLVLDEADMEWFNECYYRNEIHRRNPYADPSNADDVSGVAPATVVTAGFDPLRDGGKAYAEQLVRDGVPTRYENYEDMVHGFMTMRDVDRALEAIASVGDDLSEALEGDYGS; this comes from the coding sequence ATGCAGGCTGAGAGGATCGATCCGCAGGCGAAGGCCGCCCTGGAGCGCCAAGAGCGAATTCCGATGCCGCACAACCGGTACGGATTGAAATTCCTCAGACTGCTCAGCCGCGTGACCTCGCGGATCCAGAACCGAAACGGACCGAGCGTCGGGCGAACGATCGACCGGACGATTCCCGGCCCCGACGGCGAACTCGAGACGCGACTCTACCTCCCGGCTGCGAGCGGACCGTACCCGACGGTCGTCTTCTTCCACGGCGGCGGCTTCGTCCTGGGGAGCATCGACACGCACGACTGGCTCTGTCGGCACCTCACTCGAGAGGGCGGCTGTGCCGTCCTTTCGGTCGACTACCGACTCGCCCCCGAACATCCCTTCCCGGCGGCAGTAGAAGACGCCTACGGTGCCCTCGAGTGGGTGGCGGCGAATCCGGACGCGGTCGGCGGAAACGGACGGATCGCGGTCGCAGGTGATTCGGCCGGGGGAACCCTCGCCGCCGTCGCGTCGCTCATGGCTACCGAACGCGACGGGCCCGAGATCGACTATCAGACGCTGCTCTATCCAGCCATCGGTGTCGACCGAGAACAGGCGTCCGTGCAGGAACACGCCGGACTCGTCCTCGACGAGGCCGACATGGAGTGGTTCAACGAGTGCTACTACCGCAACGAGATCCACCGACGCAACCCCTACGCGGACCCGTCGAACGCCGACGACGTCTCCGGGGTGGCTCCGGCAACGGTCGTCACCGCCGGCTTCGACCCGCTCCGGGACGGTGGGAAGGCCTACGCTGAGCAACTCGTTCGCGACGGCGTCCCGACGCGCTACGAGAACTACGAGGACATGGTCCACGGCTTCATGACGATGCGCGACGTCGACCGCGCGCTCGAGGCGATTGCGTCGGTCGGCGACGACCTTTCCGAAGCCCTCGAGGGCGACTACGGGAGTTGA